TTCTGTGAGGTTCAGGTTTAGGGTGTGCTGAAGCTATTACAGAAATCACATGGAACTCATGGAATCTTAGTATCATCCCCAGCACTCCAACACTGCAGCTAGTTGCATGTGTGAGAATCATACTTGAATATGAACGCTTGGTATTGTTTTGTCTAACATTGGAGATAGACATGTGTAATGTTTAAATGCagctttattttctttctcaaTCGTCGCAAGTGCCTGAGAAGACAATCACTTTGCTAGTAGAGAAGGTACCTGTGTTTGTATGAAAAGATGGGtttcacatttacatacataACCAGTCTAAGTTATGCGGAGATATTGGGGTGTAAATGGTCAACAGAGCAGTGACTGTGTAATGTTCCTATTAAGCATGTTTATAAGGCTGTTTAAATTCATGACTGTATACTTTTGTAAAATAAGTCTTTATCAGATGCTGATGCAATACAAGAAAATGTCTGCAGGGGGCAGCAGTTCTCTTGGTCTGTTACAGTAGCTATTGTAGACCAGCGTTTCTCAactctggtcctccagtacccccaaaggTAAACATTTgtattgtaaccctggacaagcacacctgattcaacttgtcaactaatcatcaagccctcaatgagttgaatgaggtgtgtttgtcaaGGGCTACAACGAAACGGTCTATTTTTGAGAAAAGACACTGCTGTAGACTACTCTCAACCAATGCACACTCAAACCACAGAAGTTACCAGTGTCTTTGCTCAAACTGCCTGCATTCTCATTCAACAATTAAACGCATGATAATCCTGGATAATTCAAACATGGAAGGACAAACCACGAAATGTCACGGTTGCTAGGAAATGCCACCACGACGCTCGACCTTGAGTACACAAACAGTTTTCCGCTCTCCACTTCCGCAAAGGGATCCGAGAGGCGAATATCAAACACTAACATCAGAGCTAAGCCAAGTCAGTCTCACTTTATTTGGGTAGTGGCTTGCAGATAGATAATCACCTTTGGTTGGTCATTGGTTTCAGTCCGTCTGCTATGGATTCCAGTATGTGACACTAAATAGGTCAACATATCTAGTAGCCTACACAACACAGTCAAAGTTGTGGAAACATGTCGTGGAATGTGGTTAAACTAACCCTAGACTTCGTGTTACTGGTTTCTCCACTACCTGCCTGTTGGCCTGTTTTCTTGGTTTCGGAGTCACTCAGTTAGCTGGTTATAATCCTTGTTTTCTGGATGCTCTTCTTTCACTCATTTTACCTTCATGTTGCAAAAGATCAAGAACATAACATAAACTAtgatggctgtgtttacacagacagCCAGATTGTAATTTTTTTCACTAATCTGTCTTTTGACCAATCTGATCAGATGtgattggtaaaaaaaaacaattactgggggaaaaaaagatcagaattgggctgcctgtgtaaacgcagcctatatGGAACGGAACCTTACATGAATTACAACTATTTGAGAGTGGTGGGCTATTAGTGACAATGAGGACTAGGCCAGCAGAAAAGTAGTGCTCACTCCTACACCAGTCCCATACGTCTGTTTAACCTGATGGTTTACACACATCAGTGGCTCCCTACAGACCAGACCATGGCGTCCATCTTGGGTCTTTTCAGGACACCGGTTACCCACTGGGCTATTTCTGACCTCAGGCACACCAGGACACTGTGGGCTGAGGGGGATGAATACACACAGGACTTATTTTCCTGCAATACCACCATTAACTCCCTTTCTTGTACTTTGCAAATAGTCTGACAACAGGAACGTGCTTGGGCTAATACTGTAACATTCATTTGCACCTTTTTTGACTCTACCACAGAAAGCAGTACCAATTCAGGCAGTACTATTCCATTACAGGGGGGACTTCTTTTAATAGTGTTCCTTTAGATCAGGGGGTTTCTATGTATTCTATATCTAGGTCAGGTAGAGAGTAGCGTAGCTGGCAGCCAGAAACCACAGGCAAAGATGGACTGTTTCGGTTAGATGTATTTTAAATACTTATTTGAATTCCGAGTATTTTGTAATTTGACTTACACTGGCCTGAACTACAATCCAATGTATTTTGGATTgtcaaaatacaaaatacttttctATACCATTTTTGATAGCGGTTCACATTTTGTGGCCCCTCTTCCACCCTGCATTAGTATCAGAAGTCTGATAGCACTATGGTGTGATAaaattgtctgctaaatgaaggaatgaatgtgtgtttgtcatcggcaaggacttggGAGTTTTATTTGGGATTAAAAGAaagggaatagagctaagcacaggcatagtcctagaggaaaacctggttcagtctgctttccaacagacacaaatccacctttcagcaggacaatagcctaaaacgcaaggccaaatatacactggagttacttaccaagacgaTATTGAATgtttgagtggcctagttacagttttgacttaaaatcgacttgaaaatggctgtttagcattgatcaacaaccaacttgacagagcttgaagaatttttataagaataaatgggcaaatattatacaatccaggtttgcaaagctcttcgagacttacccagaaagctgTAATTGCTTccgaaggtgattctaacatgtattgattcagggggttgaatacttatctaatcaagatatattagtgttttattttccatatAATTTGTTGTGAATttttttccactttgacattagtatTTAGTGtaaatcgttgacaaaaaaaatgacaattacatctattttaatcccactttgtaacaacattttgaaaaagtcaagcggtgtgaatactttaaGGCACTgtaccatacgaaatgtaacatatcatactagaTTTACGTTTCCTAGGTTACGTCTACCCCCGAGTCCATGTTGGAGTACCACCAAAGTTGAACATTTTTGTTCTAGCCCAGctcaagcacacctgattcactgGGCTTGAACTTTTGGGGTGGCGTAGGAAACACAAGTTAAGAAACACTTCTTTAGATGTCACATGTAGATATATTACATATAAACTATTGTTTATGTCACAGGTTGAGATCCCCtcctacagagagaagtagatgAAGAGGAACACCCCCACAGAGCATACCAGCACCAGGCCCATGTTGAGGATTAGCCTGGTTCTGGGGGTCTCCTGGAGCATCTCCCGCAAAAGCCCCTCTTCCTCCTCGGCTGATCTGGGCCGGGTCTTAGCCGGCTCCTCCTTAAACCCATAGAACCACTCTAGAACcctcacacacctccccttctcccctcctacTCCTCCACAGCAGACCACCCAAGGCTTTTCTTGGTCTACCGCCATTCCGGTGCTTGAAAAGGTTGGGTGGTCGCCATTTTGGAGATTAGATGGAGCCTCCATATTGGATAAAGCCTCCACCCCATTGACACTATTATGGCGGTCTTTGGGCGTCTCCTTGTCAATGGAAACGGCTGCATGGACATGGGTCTTAGTTTGGGGGTTCAGCTTGCtcatctcctcgtctctctccatGTTTGGAGTTGTGTTTCTTTGGCGTAGCCCCCAGAAGGTAGTGGTGCGGACCTGCTCTATGCTCGGTGGAGGGGTGCAGAGGCTAACCACCACAGCCACCAATCCTGAGATCCAGAACAGCCCGGCTGCCACGTACATGAAATGAACGTCCTTGACAAAAGATGGCCGCTCGTCCGGTTCGTCGCAGTGGGGCTCTCTGTAGACGAACGCAAGCACCAGTCTCGTGGCGCCCAACGCGAACCCCACTATGCCACCCCAGAATGCACCAGTCTCGTTGCAGCGCCGCCATAGGACACCCAGCAGGAATAGGGCAGCGATGGGCGGGGTCAGGTAGTCAGACACTTCCTGGATGTAGTAGAACATCTGGCCTCCCTGCATCTCGACGATGACAGGAACCCAGGCGATGCTGATAACCACCATGAACACCACGAACACACGCCCAACCACCATCAGCTCCCTCGAAGACGCCCGCTCCCGCGCCATTTTGTAAATGTCCAaggtgaagatggtgctggcgGAGTTGAAGATGGAGTCCAGGTCGCTCATGAGCGCTGCGATCATCACCGCCATCATCAGGCCACGCAGACCCACCGGCATGACGGACATCACCAGGCGGGGGTAGGCTACGTTAGAACACCCAGCCCTGGATCCACACACCTCCATGCAGTGTTCTGGGCTGATACACGCCAGCTCATCTGCAAACAGGATGCGGGAGATCATCCCGGGAATGACGATGATGAACATGGGCAGGATCTTGAGGAAGCCGGCCATCAGTGTGGAGCCTTTAGCGTGGGAGATGCTCCGTGCGGCTAGCACCCGCTGGACGATGACCTGGTCGGCACACCAGTACCAGATGGAGGCCGGGGTCTGGCCCAGGAGGAAGCCCGGCCAGGGGAGGTCCTTGTCCAGCGGGCCCCTTAGGATGCGCAGGGAGTCGGGCTTGGGCTCCACGTGGCATGAGGGGATGTAGGTGAAGTTGGAGGATGCTAATATCGCTGTGATGTTCGGTCTGGCTTCCATGTACTTGGTCCGCACCCCTTCCAGGCCACCCACTTTTACCAGGCTAATGGCGGTTAGGCATAGCGCGCCGCCAATCATCAGGAACGCCTGGAGGGTGTCGGTGTAGATGACTGCAACCAGGCCCCCTGTGACGGTCAGCAGTGCGGTCACGGTGATGAGGAGGATGATGGACAGATAGAGGTTCCAGCCCAGTGACTCCTGGATGAAGAGCGCTCCGGAGTAGAGGTCCACAGAGAGCTTGGTGAAGATGTAGAGCAGCAGAGACAGAGCAGCGAAGTAGACCTTGAGCCGTCGGCCGCCGAAGCGCTTGGCCAGGTACTCAGGCATTGTGTAGACCCCAGAGTGGATGTAAACAGGGATGAACACCCAGCccaggagctggaggaggaggagggcattGAACTCCCATGCAGCGACTCCAAACCCGCTGGCCGCCCCGGACCCGGCAAGGCCAATGAAATGCTCACTGCCAATGTTGCTGACGAACAGAGAGGCACCAATCATAGCCCAGTTCATTGATCGGCCGGCCAGGAAGTAACCGCTCACAGTGCTCTGATTGGCTTTCATCATGGCGAAGAAGCCAATGGCAAGGACCAGGATGAAGTACAGCACCACAACAACGATGTCCGCCGCCTCCATGGTGGTGGGAGCCATCTTGGATAATACTTCTAAAGACAGTTATTGAGTAGTTACGTGATATGGTTGCTTTAGTGATCAGTACCCTTTCAATTTAAGTTCCAGTCTTTCAGTTGATTATGAGAGATTCTAAGACACTGAATGCTTGGATGCTGCAGGCGAGTCGGGTCCAGTTCAGGTCTTGGTGAGGTATTCCCACAGCAAGGCACCCTAAGGGTTGATGGGGAATACTGTTAGTTGGAGGTAGCAGCTCATCTGTATCGACGCTCCTACAATAGAGCATAAAAACAACAGATCAGGGTTGGAAAAACCTTTTTTAAATAAACGGAGGTTGAATAAATAAGATCTACAGTACATCTAAAACTGTGTTTCCCCCAAAGAAACAGCGGGTCAAGATAAACTGGTTTTGAGTTGTGGCAAAAGTATTTTAATTAAGTCGTGGCTGGGTCCTGGCCAGGAACATTGGTTTCACTGACTTGGTTGGCCACTAAAAAACCTCAAAAGCTATAAAAAGGGTCACAGTGAAAAAGgcatttgggaaccactgatctataACACATAGCTAACAGTATAGTAGTACTAGTCTTGTATGACTTTTGCACATTTCAATGGGTGCATGCATACTAACCCCTACCAGTCCCACCCTCAAGCTTTATTTCCCAGTTTAACTGACGACTACGCCCCTTATAGCTGTGTAAACATTCATCCAATTTTAACATGCAGTAGCTTGATCTTCTTGTGTCAGATGGGTGTACATACTTGTGGTCGTCAGGTTTGACTCAGATTTATGTCAAATAGTTCCATAGGGTGTCGTTTGTTCATCTGGGTTATTTTGAAGAGATGCATGTCACAAAGGGATGGATGTGTCTGAGTTATTGTACGCCCAAATGTGTGCTCCTTCCACAATCAATAGCTCTGGTGTGTGTGATTCTAATGCAGTGTTTGTGGGACAGTCAAAGCCTTACAGTGCTATGGACATAGGGATGTGTCTGTTAGTTACATTCATTCTAAATGTGTCCAGGCAAAGCCTCGCAGGGCTACCACACCGCATTAAATTGGAGGATAACCCAAAGCGAAAGACTTGACAGACAGTAAAGATGAATAAGTTAAGGACATTTTTGAACAATCACTAATTCTGATCCAAACTTTACAAAAGTGTCATTAAGGTTCATCTTTCTCTCTGGCTTTATCTGGGGATTCCAGAATTATGATAGACAGAATATATGATTGATTAGCAGTGTTGAGGAGTAGTGAACTACACGTACTTCtactagtaatttaactacatttactatatagtaatttaactacatttggcaggagggtaGTGGTAGTTGAACTTAATTCAAATGTTGGTAgggttttcagtagttaattacttttGTGCCATGTAACGGTGTAGCTAACTGCTGAAACCACACTACTGTTTAatgggtgaagtaggcaagaATGTCCTTTCTTTTTCtgcatcagacctgcctaattctcacttgaaacatagTTTAAAAGTGTTTAATAGTGATGGATTCTGGGTTCTGACTCCTAAACTTGGAATAGTGTTAATTATCAGGTATcctattgaaatattgagtgcTATAGTCTAGGGTCTACACCacaagttaatggttatctgtaggaggaatgtatatggtggAGGCAATTAAGATTGGAATGTACTGAGTAAGGGAAGGGTAATCACATGTGGCAGGCACTGATaagggtggtgagatgtggattagtgaggaagggGGCTGAGGTCAGTTCAGATCGcattaagggagaaggaacagtttattgtCCACATCACTTAAtttcctgcctagcaataaagaTGTAATGTTTAGAGAGAAGGAGGACGTCACCCAAATTGGGGTATATATACTACCACTGGTGGAACCATGTCTTTGTCttatgcagctgtatgacccaataagtgaataaacttggtttaagctttaCTAATCGTCCGTGAGTTTTACTAGGTTCATTTAGAACCTAAcaataggctaaattacacattctgtaaAAATCGGACTCCAGAAcgatctgttcttgcaatttgtagtctattACATTTCAAATTTAGATATGATAATTTTTCTAAGTAGTTTGGATGTactgaactactttttcaaagcaactttagttaagtaaactatatttttcttaagaGTCTCTAGTATAGCATAACTTCTTTGAGTGTGAAGTAACTgttagcttggtaaactatattgtCAGAGAAGCTTCCCCAACACTTTTGGTTAGAAGTGCCCCAAGTCCCCTAGACACTGGAACTCAGTGGCTGCTTCAGGACACCACGTGGGAGAGATGCTAGCAGGTATCGGAGGTCTATTTTTCCATGGGGACTTTGTTATATAGTTAGAGTTTCAGGGAGTTTATCTTTGAGTGCAATTTGTGTGTTAAATATTTGCCTTTTCTAACCAGTGTGTAAAACCTATTATTGCACATGTACTTTTGCAGAGTTTGTCACTATCAAGTGCAAGGAAACGCTCATTGTAAGTGGGTGAGAATGTCACGTGTGACTTATTGGCACGTTTAACCTGAGTAGCATTTTCTATTGGTTAATTGCCTGGTCATGATCTAAATGATAGTATTTGAAACGTTTTTTTCCCCCTAGGCAGCAACGTTGTCCCGAGGcatggatattataaggtgaacgcaccaatttgtaagtcgctctggataagagcgtctgctaaatgacttaaatgtaaatgcatgGTGGATCATTGTTCGCTGAAAGCTTATTATGACAGGCTGATATTTGGTGAGAGTAAATGGCAAATGGAGACTGTGCTGCGAGGTTTGCTACACTGACTAAATCTAGAGATGGACACCTGCCTGATGGGCTTGCTGTGCCCATTTTTGTTTGCGTCTGATTTTAAAGTAACGGTAACGACAACGAAATGAACATAACTGAATTGTGAAACCAAATTGAGAATGCGCCGGTACTGAGAACGTGTCTAAATTGAGAATGTGCTGAAACTGATAGAAAAGCATGCCTTACAAAATAATTGTTAGTCACTTTTGTCTGCCTCCTGTTTCACGCTGCCTGCTCAACTAAGACCTGTCACTTTCCACGTGTCAAACGCACCACTGTTTAGGATTTTTCTACAGCCTCactccattttattttattttttattttacctttatttaaccaggtaggcaagttgggaacaagttctcatttacaattgcgacctgaccaagataaagcaaagtagttcaacacagagttacacatggagtaaaacaaacatacagtagaaaaagtctatatacaatgtgagcaaatgaggtgagatgggAGGTAaaagccatggtggcaaagtaaatactaTAATTAATTATACATCTTAATTAATTGACATTGTTTGTAACGCTTGTACTTACCATTTCCAGCAGCCCTTCTCTGACTAATCTCTCCAAACCGGACTCGCGgcatcaatcactctccttcctAGGCAGGTAGATTAGGTGCAACTTTTTTTTCACCGGTTGCGTTCCAATTTTGGTTCGACAGCATAGCACCATTGCTATGAACACGCCCCCCCATCTTTGCCTGTCGTAGATGCACGCCCCAGCTCTCGCCTCAAATTTGAGCATAATCGGTGACGGAATTATTAGTAGGTTGTCATCAAATTGGCATTTCCCCAtcagatgtttccatcaaatgtaCTTGTTTCTGTAAAGTCTGTGCGTGACGTGCACTTAAATAACTGTCGCAGTTAAATTCCCATTTccggaataaaaaaaaatacaagttaaataggTTCACTGcatttcaactctactgatggttttgaaACAAAAAATGTTGCATTATGTAACTGGTATTGGGACGTGCGCGCTAGCCAAAAGCTCATTCCGACATTTCTTGATTCCTTTTATATACAGGTGTACTCGTTAGATAATTTACTGCAAGATCAAGAgctaacataagcatttcgctgcacacGCTATAGCATATTCTAAACAGTCTATTTGACTTAACGTTGAAAAGTTCTGCAAGCACTTTCTTATACATCTATATGACTTGGAAGTGTGTTTGTGCTCTGGAGGTCATGTCTACACGCCAGGGGTGCAACACCTTTGGAAATCGATAGTTTCAAAGATGCATGAAATTAAAACACTTTCATGGGTAGGCTCCATCATTCTTCAGTTAGGGTCATTATGTAATGTGCAGGACTATCTGCAGCCAGCGATGACAAACCAGCCCATATTGTTGCTCTATTAGTTAAAAGTTCCCGTGGAACACCCTCATTCCCTCAAAGAAGGGCTTAATCACTAAACCAAACATCCTTTTAattacgctcttatccagaacgactaattggggttaagtgccttgctcaagggcacatcaacagattcttcacctagttggctcaggaTTTTGAACCGTGACCTTTAGTTGCTGGCCCAACCTCTtatccgctaggctacctgcagcccaaatTGTCTGAATAACACACTGAGGACTGGACACTGTCATAATGGCGTGGACACAACACACGTGGACTGTCACCTATGCAGGGGCGGTTCtggtgacaacaattttggatccccttgtggcccccttaaatgtggagtatgaaataatttttacataactcattttttgctatcgttctttttttttacatccgttattagacagtggcaacgtggaacactaatgattatgaacatggtcttttgcctgctaatgcctgtaatgcagtgaagaaaacgatatgacaacaagaacgtctaatgtaactggccccccccagttgaaatggtctagaaccgccactgcaccTATGAAACCCCCAGAAGCACTCACTCCCTGAGTGACAGGCATGTAAATATTTTATTAGGCTGCCCATTACCCTGATGTGGACCAGGGATATGGCAGTCGTTTTCTGCAAAGACACCATGAATGTGCATTTTTCATCCCTTAAATCACTGCTAGTGGTATAAAGAAGGCTACTTAATTAAAACATACTTTGAAGTAAAGCATTTGCTTTCACTCAAGTGTGACAATCgactactttttccaccactgcacttAAGTAGGCTACATTTATTTTACGTTAtagcagaagctcttattcaGAGCAATTACAGTTaagggccttgctcaagggcacatcaacagatttgtcacctagtcatctcagggattcgaacccgtaacctttcagttactggtccaacactcttaaccactaggctacccctacCTGCCAGATACTTACAACCagatactgggtgactttcacttagtCATttactattaaggtatctttacttttactcaagtatgacaatttggtacTTTTCCTCtctgctatctgggatccttgagacgctaaaccctaaccttaacccctacccttaccataacccttaaccatttaaaatgttaacttcaatggggtagggcCGTTCCATGGATCCCGATTGCACGGACCCCATTGCTGGCTTTGACTAAGACACACAGCTCCATGGGAAAATGGCTGTGTACATTGCAGAGATCCATGCAATAAACTGAATTTGATCAAACTGTCATTCACGGAATTGATGTGTGTGAGTTTACCTCATCAAAGTAATGCACTTTTGCTTCGATATTAATAGCAGCGACAAAGTACGAGCCAATTTTGTTGTGTATCCTCTGTCAAGTGGTCTGGACCTTTATTGCACTGGAGGCAGAGTCCTGTGGGCTACCTGCAGGGTCGCTGGTTCAATCGAATCCCGTTCTGGCTCTTCGCTCTCAATTGCTACAGTTGTACTGTGTAAAGACAGGCTTTACATTGCA
The Salmo salar chromosome ssa16, Ssal_v3.1, whole genome shotgun sequence DNA segment above includes these coding regions:
- the LOC106575547 gene encoding sodium/myo-inositol cotransporter, translated to MAPTTMEAADIVVVVLYFILVLAIGFFAMMKANQSTVSGYFLAGRSMNWAMIGASLFVSNIGSEHFIGLAGSGAASGFGVAAWEFNALLLLQLLGWVFIPVYIHSGVYTMPEYLAKRFGGRRLKVYFAALSLLLYIFTKLSVDLYSGALFIQESLGWNLYLSIILLITVTALLTVTGGLVAVIYTDTLQAFLMIGGALCLTAISLVKVGGLEGVRTKYMEARPNITAILASSNFTYIPSCHVEPKPDSLRILRGPLDKDLPWPGFLLGQTPASIWYWCADQVIVQRVLAARSISHAKGSTLMAGFLKILPMFIIVIPGMISRILFADELACISPEHCMEVCGSRAGCSNVAYPRLVMSVMPVGLRGLMMAVMIAALMSDLDSIFNSASTIFTLDIYKMARERASSRELMVVGRVFVVFMVVISIAWVPVIVEMQGGQMFYYIQEVSDYLTPPIAALFLLGVLWRRCNETGAFWGGIVGFALGATRLVLAFVYREPHCDEPDERPSFVKDVHFMYVAAGLFWISGLVAVVVSLCTPPPSIEQVRTTTFWGLRQRNTTPNMERDEEMSKLNPQTKTHVHAAVSIDKETPKDRHNSVNGVEALSNMEAPSNLQNGDHPTFSSTGMAVDQEKPWVVCCGGVGGEKGRCVRVLEWFYGFKEEPAKTRPRSAEEEEGLLREMLQETPRTRLILNMGLVLVCSVGVFLFIYFSL